The DNA segment CTGCCATCACTGATCACCCCTAGTGGGAATTGGAACAGTATAATACTGTTCAGTACTTATATTTTGGATAAAATATATTTATACACCCGGAAAATACAACCAAAATCCACATTAAACGGAAGGAACAACTTGATCCTATCAAATCAAAAAGCCTTCTAAAAAGCCTGACATCGTCTAGGATATCTGCCTTTAACAGCTATTCGATTATACGGAGTTCCTTTGGAGTTTTTGTTAACGTTTCATAACCATCCGCAGTTACTAAGACGTCATCTTCTAAACGGACACCGCCGACTGCTGGATCATAAATACCTGGTTCAATCGTGTAGGTCATCCCTTCCTTCAGCACCCCGTCATTCAGATGGCTCATAGATGGAAATTCATGAACGTTGATCCCTAAACCATGACCGATTCTATGAGGAAATAGCTCGCCATAGCCAGCGTCTGTGATGATATCCCTGGCTGTTTGGTCGAGGTCGCCAATACGGGTTCCCGGTTTACTAATGGAAAGCGATGCTTCAATGGCTTCATGAACTTTCTCATAAATAGACTTTTGTTCATCGGAGATTGACATAAAAGCAAACGTCCGAGTGATATCTGATGTATATCCCTTCCAGACAACACCAAGATCAAACAAAACGAAATCGCCGGCTTCCAGCTTACGGTCGCCAGGATTTCCGTGCGGCTGCCCAGACTTTTCACCGAACAACACCATTGTAGAAAAGGACATTTCGGCGACACCTTTTTTCTTCAATTCATATTCGATCGTCGCGAGAACTTCCATTTCTGTAATACCTTCTTTAAGTGCTTCTGTTCCTACCTTCACACCAAAATCAGCAAGCTCTGCGGCCTCACGCATAATACTGATTTCCTGCTCGTCTTTTACGAGGCGCATCTCATTAAGCTGTCCCTCAACATCTATGACAGATACTTCATCAAAAAGAGCTAGTAATGACTCACTGCGTCCATAGGAAAGGACTTGCTTCTCGAAGCCTACCGTTTTTGGCTGAGGAACCCCTTGTTGTTTCATCTTATCATCCATCATCGTCCAAGGATTCTCATGATCAGCATAGCCAATCACGTCATAGGTCCAGCCGGCATCACGAATTTGACCTGCCTCCATACCAGGAAGGACAGCGATCGGATCAGCTTCAGGAAAAACAAGCAAGCCTAGCAACCGTTCGTGCGGATCGGTCTGAAAACCTGTTAAATAAAAGACATTCTCTTTAGAATTTAAGAAAGCTACATCAATATGATTCTCTTTTAAATAGTTAGAAAAACGATTCAATCTATGTTCCATAAGATCATCCCTTCTTCGTTTCATCTCCAACCCCATCATATATCAAAAAGGGTACCTCAGCCAAATCCCATAAAACTTCCACCTCAGGTCATCCAGAAATTGGATGACCTGAGGTGGAAGTTTTACCCAGTAAAAACGAGCATATATTATGCTCATTTTAACCACCTAATTGGTTTATATTTTCCTGGATTTGCTGAATTTGCTGGATCGCTTGGAACAGGGAAGAGTTTTCTAGAGCCTCCATATTAATTACTTGATCCTGGGCAGCTTGGATCATTTCATTCACGCCCGTTTCTAGTTGGTCGGTGTAATTCATAAGGTCGTTATGAATACTTTCAGCAAGCTCTGGCGGATTTAGTGCCTGCACTTCTTCAATTTCAGTTTGAAATTCTTGAAGGCGTTCTTCCACATCGGCAAAACTAATCACATCATTCTGAGCTTGCTCAATTAAATTAGGCAAGTCATTGGAAAACTCTTCAGCATCAGAAATAAATGCTGTCACATCCTCAGTATATTGCAATCCGGTCGTTGCTTCCTCAATAAGTCCACAACCACTTAAAGCCACTAGTAACAATGATAGTACTAAAAACTTTTTCACTTCATTTCCCCCTTGTGTCACGACTAATTATCATACGTATGAATTGAGAAAAAGATTCAAAAACTTCGTTTATAGAATGAAGCATTTTTGAACCTTTTGCAACATTCCTTATCTGTTCGTATCTTTTAGTTTTTAGCTTCGATATAATAGCATAAGCTTCTATTAATATTTGGAGGGGTTTCCATTGGATCGTACCCGATTTTTTGTAAGAGTTTCAGCAATTTATGCCTTAATCGGTGCCTTTATGGGGTCGCACATGGCTGGAGGGGGCGGCTATCAACTCACCGCTGTTCATGCACACATCCTTGTTGTGGGATGGCTGTCTTTATTTGCCTTCGCTATTTATTACAAAGTCTTTTCTATTCCAAAAGACTCTAAACTTGCCAAGGTTCATGTATGGACATCCTTTTTGGGTGTATTAGGCTTAACGACAGGAATGTGGTTATATTTCACAAAACCTTTTGGAGACATGGGAACATTTAACACCGTGTTTTTTATCGTAGGTGGAACTATTTTATTAATTGCCTTTGTTGTTTTTGCCATCATGGTTTTTGTTCATGGCAAGTTTATTTCAGAGGAATAAAGAATAATCCAAGAACACTCCAAACAAGGAGTATTCTTGGATTATCTACAGTCAAGGGGAATGCTTTATAAGGCGATCATCATCTTCCTCTGGACTCCCTCGCCCATCGGTATTATTGGTAATAAAATAGATCGATTCACCGATTTGTTCAACGTCACGAATTCTTCCGTAATCATCCACTACTATAGATGGATTCTCACCTCCAAATGATAGCGTCCGTAAAGCCGTTCCTCTTAATGTTGCGATGTAAAGTCTTTCATTGAAGGCAGCTATTCCTGAAGGAGCCCATGTATTTTCACCTGTTTGATAAATAGGCCCCTCTACCCCGTCCGCATTTTCTTCCCCAACTATGTCAGGCCATCCGTAATTGTCACCAGGATTAATTTTATTCACTTCATCATAGTTATCAGGTCCATGTTCAGAGGCGTAGAGCTGCCCATCCTTGTCCCATGCCAACCCTTGTGGATTCCGGTGTCCATAACTATACACATAGGAGCCTTCGAATGGGTTGTCTTCTGGAACAGATCCATCCAAGTTTAGGCGAAGAATTTTTCCTGCTAAACTCTCCTTATCCTGTGCCAAATCTTCATTTAATGAATCCCCTGTCGTTACATACAGCTTTCGATCAGGCCCTATTTCAATACGACCGCCATTATGGAAGTTCGCACCTGGTATATCCTCAAGTACCACATCTGTTTCTAACCACCGACTATTCTCGTAGGTAAGCACGATTACTCGATTTTTAACCTGTTCATTTTCTTCATAGGTATGGTAGGCAAAAGCTTGATGGTTTTCATTAAAGTTTGGATCAAGCTTGAATCCGAGCAGTCCTCCCTCACCGATTTGGCTAATACCTTTTTCCGTCACGACCTTGGCTCTGCTTACTCCTTGCTCTTCCGTCAACGAAACGATTTGCCCTTCACGTTCCGTTATAAAAATCGTACCATCGTTTGCCTCGATATCCCATGGTGACTGCAGGTTTGCTGCTACTTCCTTAGTGTCACCAGTCTCTTCTGAAGGTGCTTGCTTGGACGATTCCTCTTTGGGTTGACAAGCGGTCATCATCAATACAACCATCAGCCACATTAGAATTCTCATACCTGCCTCCCTACGCATTGGTATCTTCATTGTAACAGGGCTGTGATAACTGCGCATGTCTTATGCCGTTTTACGTAGAGGAGTACGGTGAAGCACACCTTTTTCCAACCTATAAGCAAATACTGCTGCTAAAACAGCTAACGCTAAATCTTTCACCAGAAATGGTGTCATACTCGACCAGGCAATCGCATAACCGATGCCAGAACCTTCACCAATCCATAGTTGAAGTGCCATATACATCCAGTTCACACCAACAATAAAATTTATTAGTAACCCTACCACGGAGGCACTCATGTACATGGAAAAGGTGCGCCGATTTTCAACTATCTTTCCAACGGCAAAAGCTAAAAACATAAAAGAAAGGATAAAGCCAAAGGTCGGCATAAAGAAAGTCCCTACCCCGCCTTTAAATCCTGCAAAAACAGGTGCACCTATTAAACCTAGAACTGTATAAACAAACATAGAGAAGAAACCTAAACGACTTCCCAATATAATTCCGGCTAAAATGGCCACAAACGTCTGCAGAGTAAGTGGTACGTTCATGATCGATAAAAAAGGTGCAAATGCGGTAATATTTGAGCCAATTGCCATTAACGCTACAAATAAGGCTCCTATTGTCATATCGTAAGCAGTTGAACGTGATTTCTGCAATTCTATTCCTCCTCTATACATATCTATTACTAAGATAGCGAAGGAAGGTATATGATGTCAACTTAAAAATTAATAGGTTAACATATGTTTTAAAACCTCTTATCATACCATTTATTTTTGCATGATAATGTCAACTAAGTGTATGTGCGCCCTCCTTCAAACCCATTATATGGTGACTTTTTCCTCATTTTGGTGTAAAGTATACTGAAAAAGTACCGGAGGAGTATCCATGCTATCCTATCAGCGATCCATGGGACAATATGACACACCCATATCTACCGTTAAGTATATGGTTAAGACTGTACTACAAGAAATAAGACATGATAAGCGTCCCCCTCTTATATTGGATCCCTCAACAGGGGATGGTGTTTTTGTAAAATCGTTGATAGAGGCCGGGCAAAATCCTTCACACATTCATGCCTACGATATCGATCCTGAAGTGTTTCTTGAGGAATCTGAGGTCCAATTTACTCATCAGGATTTTCTTAAAGCACGGCCCAGTCAATTATTTGATGCTATTATTGGGAATCCACCATATAAATCGAAACGGCAAAGCACATATTTCCGCGAACATAAAGACGAGCTTGAAAAAGAATTCAAAGAGATTGGCGTACATAATATGTACACACTCTTTATCTATAAAGGTCTTCAATTATTGAAAGAGAATGGCATTCTATGTATGATCGTACAGGATTCATTTTTAACAAATGTTTATTATACGAGGTTCCGTGAGTATCTACTTAAAAACACAGAAATTCTAGGAGTCATCCTCGCTCCACGGAAGCTGTTTCATAGCGGTAAAGCTGATGTTCGGACAGCCATCATTACAGTTAAAAAAGGAGCACCTGCCTCTAGACATCAAATGAAATTAGTAGATCGCCTCGCGACCGATGATTATGAGACACCACCAAGCGAGCGCGTTCAATATTTGACGCAATCCTATTTTCACAAGATGCCTAACTTCAACTTTGCTATTAATGTTCCTCTTGAAATCCTATCGTTGTTTATTACTCCCGCCTATACACTAGCCGATAAAGTAGACGGGGGCACAGGGATCTCGACCGGCAATGATAAAGTGTTTTTACGTAAACCTTGGGAAATTGATACAAAAGATAAGGAATGGATTCCTTTTTATAAAAACAGCGGCATTCGTGATAGGTGGTATTACGAGCCCAAACACTACATCCATAAAAACTGGAAAAAGTATAGCCAAGCGATTCCTAAATTCACCGTTCGTAACCAACAATACTTTTATCGTGAAGGAATTACCTGCTCCTCTATGGGAATAGACTTTCAAGCTTCATACCTTCCTGCAGGCAGCTTATTTGGGGTTAATACAAATCTTTTCACTGAAAACGATGAAGATCTTTACTATATATTAGGGCTGCTTAACAGCAGTTTGACTACGTATATGCTCCGTAAAGTTCTGAACCGTACCAATATGATTACATCGGGATATATTAAAAAACTTCCCTATATTGAACCACCTCCACAGTTGAAAAGATGCATTGCAAATCAAGTAAAGCATATCGTTTCAGAAAAGAAAAAGTGTTTGTCATATGACTTCTCAGCCCACCAGCAAAAAATAAACGACAGTATCTTTGACGTTTATCACATCTCCCCCGAAAATAGGAAGCATGTCACATACTTCTGTGACATGCTGATCGAAATGCTATAGTTAGGAAAGCACAGGCTACTGCAAGCCTTTGCTTTTCCTAACTTGCTTTTGTCTGTTCAAGATCTTGCTTTTTCTTCTTAATATCTACCTTGGTTAAAATCGACACGATCAGAGCAATGACGAACAAACCTGCAAAGAAAATTAAGCTACTTTCATAACTTCCCGTTTTATCATTCATATAAGCTGCAAACTGCGGCCCCGCCAGTCCTGCTGCTGACCACGCTGTAAGAATATAACCATGGATCGCACCCAGCTCTTTTGTACCGAACATATCACCGATAAATGCAGGAATGGTTGAAAACCCACCTCCATAGCATGTGTAAATAAGTCCAAATAAAATGACAAATAGTGCAACCGAACTTGTGTAAGGAAGAACGAGGAATAAGACGATCTGAATGATAAAAAACGCAACATACGTATTCGCTCTGCCAATATAATCAGAAGCACTTGCCCAACCAATACGGCCTAAACCATTGAAGAGCCCCATCACACCTACTAGAGTCGCAGCGGCGCCAGCACTTAAACCTACACTGTTTTCCGCAAGAGGCTTTGCTGCCGAGATTACAGCTATTCCACACGTCACATTAATGAACAACATTATCCATAAATAATAAAAACGCTTCGTTTTCAACGATTCTTTAGCTCGAAGGTTGGCTAAATCCTTGCCCTTCTTTGTATTGTTTTCCAATTCCTCATATCCATTAGGCTTCCAATCCTCAGGGGGCTTTGATAAGTACAAAGAAGACAAAATCATAACAATGAAATAACTGGCCCCTAGTATATAGAACGTAGCCGCAATCCCGACTGAACCAATTAACCAATCCATAATCGGACTAGAGATCGCCGCTGCGAAACCAAACCCCATTATTGCCATACCTGTAGCAAGGCCCCTTCGGTCTGGGAACCATTTAACTAGCGTCGAAACAGGAGCAATATACCCGACTCCAAGACCTATACCACCTAATACTCCATAAAAAAGGTAAAGAGCCCATAATGACCCCAAATTAATTGCAAATCCAGAACCAAATACTCCGACTCCGAAGAAGATAGCAGCGGTAATCCCCGCAACTCTTGGCCCATACTTTTCTACAAACCATCCTAAAAACGCTGCAGATAACCCTAAAAATAAAATAGCTATACTGAAGGTTAACTGCACTTGCTGTGAATTCCAGCCAAATTCATCTCTCAATGGAGATGTAAAATTACTCCAAGCATAAACAGAGCCGATGGATATATGTATTCCAACAGCAGATAGTGCTATCAGCCAACGATTTTTCACTTTTCGATCTGCCATAATGTTCCTCCTTTTTTTCTGACATATAAGTATTAACCTTATTTCAAAAGTTTTAAACTCTAAATTTTCTGAAAATATAAACGATGGATGCTTGCAACCCTTACAGCTACACGCATCCATCGTTCCCATGTTTTTTATTTTGGACCCCACAAAAGCAACTTGTCACTTTGTAATTTGTAACCGTCGTTCAAAGAGAGATAAACTTACCCTTGAAAGCTCCCATAATTCTAACGCAAAATGGCTACTTCCGACCTTGGACTCCCAGGACACGGCTAATTCTATAGTCGACCTGCTCATAGGTGTACTGTTTGTTTAGGAGACACCTGTCATAATTAAATTCATATCCCCAAATTCATGCCACAAGTATTCTTGCTTTAAGGCTTCATTGTAAGCCTTGAGGAGAATGTCTTCATTTATAAAGGCTTTCAGTAAATCTAAATGACTAGCTTCCGGCTCATGAAACCCTGTTAACAAGGCATCTGTTATTTCCAAAGAATAGTTACCATTAATATACAAATGGGTAGGCACGGATTTCTGTGGTGTTAAACGCCCTTCACTTACCGCAGATTCTAGGGCACGAACAACAGTTGTTCCTACAGCGATTACTTTACGGCCTTCTGCTTTTGCAACATTAACAGTGGTAACCGTTTCTCTTGGAATGGAATAGAGCTCCGGGTGATTCGATGGTGTTGGCCATTTGTTATTTCCATAATAGCTTAAGGAGGTATGCAGGGTTACATAGCATATATGAACCCCTTTGCTTATAAGTGAAGAAAGAATTCGCCAGGTAAAAGCACGTCCCGCAGAGGTCATTTCAATTGAACCCGGAATAGAACTAAACACAGTTTGATACTTACTTAAAGGCCACGGATCATTAATATATTCGTAGTAAATGGGAGAACCATGTTCATAGATAAATTCCATTAACGAAATACCGCCATGTTTAAAGTTCAGTACTTGTAAGGGATGCTCGCTACCCTTGCCTTCAACAGTCGCTAAGATACCATTTTGAAAATAAATGTTTTCCTCTTCTTCATAAGAATTACCCACTAACAGAACTTCAAATCTGTGCTTATCTATTTTTCTAGCTAACCGTACTTCGACATCGCCACGGGCCCCAGTTGCATGTAGACTTGATGGAATTGTCCTGGATTGGTTCAAAACAAGAACATCACCTGCTTGAAAAGTATTAATAATGTCACGAAAGTTTGTATGCCTCCTTTGTCCAGTCAAAGGATCTAACACCATCAATTTTACGTTATCTCGTTCACCTTGACGTAATTCAGCAGGTGAAGCAGCGTGAAGATGAGCAGGAATTTGAAAGGGAACCTTCGTCTTATTCACTTTGAACCCCTGCCTTATTTATGAAGGTTGCCGCTTCAAACCGTTCCCCGTTATGCTTATTTGATTGCTCAGAAGCCAAGTAGAAGAAGACATCTAATCTTTCCTCTGGCGCTGCCAGGTCGTAATCACAATCCGGTACAGCCCTGCTATGCATTGCTGTATCCATTTCACCAGGGTCGACCATATTCATTCTAATGTCATACTCTGCCACCTCGGACGCCCAAGTTTCAGTCATTCCTTCAACAGCAAACTTTGAAATACCATAAGCACCCCATTCAGCAAAGCCGGTTCTTCCGGCTTCTGACGTTAGGTTAATTACTGAGCCTGATCTGTTGGCAATCATTCCAGGCAGCACCCGTTTTGTAACTAAAAACGGATTCATAATGTTCACTTTTAGTACGTTAGAAAATGTTTCATCGGTATAATCAAGGTGCTGTTTCGGGCCTGGTCCAAATATGGAAGCATTATTAATCAGAACATCGACACTGCCGAAATGATCTTCAACTATAGAAACAAACTTCTCTACATCTGTTGCGTCTGATATATCGGCCTTTAATGCAACCACCTCTGCCCCCAAGGTTTCTGCCTGCTCTTTTACTGTTCTTAAATCGTGCTCACCTCTTGCGCAAATAGCGATACGATGTTGTTGCTTAGCAAAGCCGAGAGCTAAAGATTTCCCGAGCCCCTTTGATCCACCTGTAATCATAATCGTTTTTTTCATAAAAATTCTCCCTTCTCCATCTAAGTTACACTTAGTATAGAAAAAGGAGTGAAAAGAAACATGATGCAACCAAAGTATATTCCTCTCACACATTATACTTAGAAACCTTACGACCTTTGTCGTAATTTATTTCCCGGGAAATAGATTAGTTAATTATTTTGTAGTCTTTCCATTCTTCCGGTAGAAGATTGACATATTTTCTAGTTAAGAATCGATCATCAATCAACTGAATTACACCATAGTCATGTTCAGAACGAATCAACCTTCCCCCAGCCTGTAACACCTTGTTCATGCCAGGAAATACATAGGCGTAGTCATAACCATTTCGACCGCGGTTTGAAAAGTATGATTTGATTAATTCCCGTTCAAAATTACGTGGCGCCAGACCAATCCCTATAACAGCAACCCCATTTAAGCGATCTCCTCTCAAATCAACACCTTCTGAAAAGACCCCGCCAAGAACAGCAAAACCGACAAGCCTTCCCCCCTTAACAAACTGGGCAAGGAAGTCATCCCTCCGTTCTTCAGTCATGCCTTGCTCCTGTGCGACGGTATTTATATCATGATACTTTTGAAAATATTGATAAGCTAATTGCATATATTGATAGGAGGGAAAAAAGAATAAATGATTACCAGTTTGTTTTTTCACCTGTTCATATAATAGTGCAGCCAAACGTTCTGCCGTCTGTTCCCGGTTTTTATACTTCGTCGATAAGGGGGCGATTGACACTTCCATTTGACTTGAAGCATATGGAGATGGAAGATTGAGAATATAGTCTTTCTCATGACCGCCGAGCATATCCTTATAATAACCAAACGGCGATAGGGTAGCTGAAAAGAAGACACTTGAGCGGAACGGCTTTGCCGCTTGTCTTAGAACATAGGATGGATCAATACAAAAGAGTTTAATAGACACATCCTGCCCTAATTTTGCACCAATGTACACATAGTGTTCATCTACAATACCTAAGATCTTCAGGAAATTTTGTGTGGCAAAATAACATTCAAGCAACAATTCATCTTTCTCTTCTTCTGCATCCTGATCACGAAGCTGGCGTTCCGCTTTATTAATAAGCCGCTCCAAATTCTCTTCAAGCTGCCCTGGTACATCCTGAAGTTTGTATTCAGCTTCATTCTGTCCATTATCAACCCTATTCATATCCTTCGTTATAGCCCTCGCAGCTTCAGCTAGTTCGACATTCTCTGTTCCCCACAACTCTTCCACTTTTCTATAAGAATCGCGGGTGATCTCAGCTGAATACATTTCCCGGGCACGTTCCACTAAGTTATGTGCTTCATCAACAAGTAGTGTGGTTTGCTTCTTTTGTTCAGGCATGAGTCTTTTCAACGCCACCCTTGGATCAAATATATAATTATAATCACCAACAACTACGTCTACAACGTCCGTAAGATCTAATGAAAATTCAAAAGGACATACACGATGCTTTCTTGCATATTCTTCAATAACTGCACGTGTTATTTGCGTTTCATTCATAAGCACATCAATAATCGCTCCATTAATGCGATCATAATAACCGTCGGCGAACTCACAATAGTCGGGCTGACAGATCGTTTCTTCCTTAAAACAAATCTTGTCCTTTGCCGTCAATGTAACAGAACGCAACATTAAACCCGTTGTCTCCATCAACTGAAGAGCTTCCTCCGCTGTGGAACGAGTAACCGTTTTGGCTGTTAAATAAAACAACCGTTCGTGTTGCTCCGCTTCCATTGCCTTAATAGCTGGAAACAAGGTAGATATAGTTTTGCCAATACCAGTTGGCGCTTGGGCAAAGAGAGTTCGTTTTTCTTTTACTGTTCTGTATACACTCCCTGCGAGCTTACGCTGTCCTTCCCTATAGCTTGAAAATGGGAAAGTTAATTCAGGGATTGTTTTCTCTTTTTGTTCTCGAATATGAAGTAATATCCTGGCGTAAGACACATATTCTTCAACTGTCTCCCTAATAAATGATGCCAACTTTTCTTTGGAGTATGTTTGAACAAAGCGCTTCTTTTCCTTTGTCTGCTTCTGAACATAAGTCAGCTGCACATCAATCTCATCCAACTGCTCTTGTTCCAAATACATAAAAGCATACCCTTTCGCCTGTGCCCAATATACGGGAAAGCTCTCTTCCGTAAGTGCTTCTATATCTCTTGCTGTTGATTTAATCTCATCAATTTTAGGACCCTTTTCTGTTCTAAGAAGACCATCACAACGACCATGAATGCGTAGTTTAAGCTCATCATATTGATACACAAACTCGAGATGGACCTCCTTTTCTTCGTCTTCTTTATATTCCTTTTGAACAGCCTTATGAATTGCAGTTCCTTCCTGTAATGCTGTATTCGTACGAAAGCGATTATCTATGCTACCTTCTCGATATACATATTCCACTAATTCACGTACTGATATGCTCATCTGCTGATCCAAGAGAAGACCTCCTATTGCAAAATCGGCAATGTACCGACATTTTTTGTCAGCCAATTTCGAATATCTATATAACAAGTTTACATGTTATAATAACATGTAAAACTTATATATTTCTTAAACTGTGAATACATCATATAATAATCATAAGCGAACTTATTCAAAAACTACAGGTGATAGCACTATGAAAAAACTAAAATGGCTGGCTATCGTTATTCTTTCCCTAATCTTTCTTATTCTGATACTCGCTTCTTTCATTAATCAAACGGAAAGCATATCCCAAGGAGACAATAGCCAGTCCGCCACCAAAGAAAAGCAAACAGAAGAGGAAAATCCATCCCCTAAAGAAAAGGAATATGAAGAGGAACCTGTCGATGAACAGGAGGAAGGAACCTTAAGTGAAGGATTGCAAGAGGTTTTTACAAGTGTCATTGAAGGTGCTAAAAACCTTTTCGTTCATGAAGATTTAAAAATTGTAGCAATAGGTGATTCCTTGACTCAGGGTGTCGGTGATCGCACGGACAACGGTGGATATGTAGGTATTCTAGAAGAGACAATAAATAGTAATGAAGATAGTGGAAATATTAATATCGAAAACTTTGGGAAACGTGGCAACCGAACAGATCAGCTGCTTGATCGAATGGAAAAAGAAGAAATGGCTTCATCTATTGAAGAAGCTGATATTGTTTTAATTACAATTGGTGCAAATGACGTAATGAAAGTAATAAAAAGTAACTTTACTAGCTTGAACTATGAAGATTTTGCTGCTGAGCAGGCAGGTTATGAAAAGCGCCTCCATCAAATAATAGAGCGTATTAAAGAATTAAACTCAGATGCACCGATCTATTTAATCGGTTTATATAACCCCTTCGCAGAGTATTTCAACAACGTTCCGCAACTTACGCAAATTATGAATGAATGGAATCGCATTGGCAAAGAGGTAATCTCAGAATATGATCAGGCCACCTTCATACCAATTAAAGATATTTTTGCAGGAAGAGAAGAAGA comes from the Halobacillus shinanisalinarum genome and includes:
- a CDS encoding M24 family metallopeptidase — translated: MEHRLNRFSNYLKENHIDVAFLNSKENVFYLTGFQTDPHERLLGLLVFPEADPIAVLPGMEAGQIRDAGWTYDVIGYADHENPWTMMDDKMKQQGVPQPKTVGFEKQVLSYGRSESLLALFDEVSVIDVEGQLNEMRLVKDEQEISIMREAAELADFGVKVGTEALKEGITEMEVLATIEYELKKKGVAEMSFSTMVLFGEKSGQPHGNPGDRKLEAGDFVLFDLGVVWKGYTSDITRTFAFMSISDEQKSIYEKVHEAIEASLSISKPGTRIGDLDQTARDIITDAGYGELFPHRIGHGLGINVHEFPSMSHLNDGVLKEGMTYTIEPGIYDPAVGGVRLEDDVLVTADGYETLTKTPKELRIIE
- a CDS encoding DUF6376 family protein, whose product is MKKFLVLSLLLVALSGCGLIEEATTGLQYTEDVTAFISDAEEFSNDLPNLIEQAQNDVISFADVEERLQEFQTEIEEVQALNPPELAESIHNDLMNYTDQLETGVNEMIQAAQDQVINMEALENSSLFQAIQQIQQIQENINQLGG
- a CDS encoding PQQ-dependent sugar dehydrogenase gives rise to the protein MRILMWLMVVLMMTACQPKEESSKQAPSEETGDTKEVAANLQSPWDIEANDGTIFITEREGQIVSLTEEQGVSRAKVVTEKGISQIGEGGLLGFKLDPNFNENHQAFAYHTYEENEQVKNRVIVLTYENSRWLETDVVLEDIPGANFHNGGRIEIGPDRKLYVTTGDSLNEDLAQDKESLAGKILRLNLDGSVPEDNPFEGSYVYSYGHRNPQGLAWDKDGQLYASEHGPDNYDEVNKINPGDNYGWPDIVGEENADGVEGPIYQTGENTWAPSGIAAFNERLYIATLRGTALRTLSFGGENPSIVVDDYGRIRDVEQIGESIYFITNNTDGRGSPEEDDDRLIKHSP
- a CDS encoding biotin transporter BioY translates to MQKSRSTAYDMTIGALFVALMAIGSNITAFAPFLSIMNVPLTLQTFVAILAGIILGSRLGFFSMFVYTVLGLIGAPVFAGFKGGVGTFFMPTFGFILSFMFLAFAVGKIVENRRTFSMYMSASVVGLLINFIVGVNWMYMALQLWIGEGSGIGYAIAWSSMTPFLVKDLALAVLAAVFAYRLEKGVLHRTPLRKTA
- a CDS encoding HsdM family class I SAM-dependent methyltransferase; this translates as MLSYQRSMGQYDTPISTVKYMVKTVLQEIRHDKRPPLILDPSTGDGVFVKSLIEAGQNPSHIHAYDIDPEVFLEESEVQFTHQDFLKARPSQLFDAIIGNPPYKSKRQSTYFREHKDELEKEFKEIGVHNMYTLFIYKGLQLLKENGILCMIVQDSFLTNVYYTRFREYLLKNTEILGVILAPRKLFHSGKADVRTAIITVKKGAPASRHQMKLVDRLATDDYETPPSERVQYLTQSYFHKMPNFNFAINVPLEILSLFITPAYTLADKVDGGTGISTGNDKVFLRKPWEIDTKDKEWIPFYKNSGIRDRWYYEPKHYIHKNWKKYSQAIPKFTVRNQQYFYREGITCSSMGIDFQASYLPAGSLFGVNTNLFTENDEDLYYILGLLNSSLTTYMLRKVLNRTNMITSGYIKKLPYIEPPPQLKRCIANQVKHIVSEKKKCLSYDFSAHQQKINDSIFDVYHISPENRKHVTYFCDMLIEML
- a CDS encoding L-lactate MFS transporter; this translates as MKNRWLIALSAVGIHISIGSVYAWSNFTSPLRDEFGWNSQQVQLTFSIAILFLGLSAAFLGWFVEKYGPRVAGITAAIFFGVGVFGSGFAINLGSLWALYLFYGVLGGIGLGVGYIAPVSTLVKWFPDRRGLATGMAIMGFGFAAAISSPIMDWLIGSVGIAATFYILGASYFIVMILSSLYLSKPPEDWKPNGYEELENNTKKGKDLANLRAKESLKTKRFYYLWIMLFINVTCGIAVISAAKPLAENSVGLSAGAAATLVGVMGLFNGLGRIGWASASDYIGRANTYVAFFIIQIVLFLVLPYTSSVALFVILFGLIYTCYGGGFSTIPAFIGDMFGTKELGAIHGYILTAWSAAGLAGPQFAAYMNDKTGSYESSLIFFAGLFVIALIVSILTKVDIKKKKQDLEQTKAS
- a CDS encoding S-adenosylmethionine:tRNA ribosyltransferase-isomerase; translation: MNKTKVPFQIPAHLHAASPAELRQGERDNVKLMVLDPLTGQRRHTNFRDIINTFQAGDVLVLNQSRTIPSSLHATGARGDVEVRLARKIDKHRFEVLLVGNSYEEEENIYFQNGILATVEGKGSEHPLQVLNFKHGGISLMEFIYEHGSPIYYEYINDPWPLSKYQTVFSSIPGSIEMTSAGRAFTWRILSSLISKGVHICYVTLHTSLSYYGNNKWPTPSNHPELYSIPRETVTTVNVAKAEGRKVIAVGTTVVRALESAVSEGRLTPQKSVPTHLYINGNYSLEITDALLTGFHEPEASHLDLLKAFINEDILLKAYNEALKQEYLWHEFGDMNLIMTGVS
- a CDS encoding SDR family NAD(P)-dependent oxidoreductase, with protein sequence MKKTIMITGGSKGLGKSLALGFAKQQHRIAICARGEHDLRTVKEQAETLGAEVVALKADISDATDVEKFVSIVEDHFGSVDVLINNASIFGPGPKQHLDYTDETFSNVLKVNIMNPFLVTKRVLPGMIANRSGSVINLTSEAGRTGFAEWGAYGISKFAVEGMTETWASEVAEYDIRMNMVDPGEMDTAMHSRAVPDCDYDLAAPEERLDVFFYLASEQSNKHNGERFEAATFINKAGVQSE